The Halorhabdus sp. BNX81 genome includes a region encoding these proteins:
- a CDS encoding AbrB/MazE/SpoVT family DNA-binding domain-containing protein — MTQATLDDRGRLTLPKEVREEYGETYYVVSLHDGIKLVPVADDPLGALRDEFSDVEKTASELREGARAGAIEEAGR; from the coding sequence ATGACCCAAGCGACGCTTGACGACCGGGGGCGGTTGACGTTGCCAAAAGAAGTGCGTGAAGAGTATGGTGAGACGTACTACGTTGTTTCTCTCCATGACGGTATCAAGCTGGTTCCCGTCGCGGACGATCCGCTTGGGGCGCTTCGAGACGAGTTTTCGGACGTAGAGAAGACGGCCAGTGAACTTCGTGAGGGGGCACGGGCGGGTGCCATCGAGGAGG
- a CDS encoding Vms1/Ankzf1 family peptidyl-tRNA hydrolase, which translates to MLDELLGRARLKERIEELEDENRHLKRELDAESDRRADIETERQAAERRANRLDDRVQELQDRVERLSGSDRDLSVRRRETLRGDRLTSVLDRLDSFETGPEGALTAFVDDGPLPDAVSDAFGDHASLVSRAAPCFVFTDDAGLLSVALDPPIEPDPFVTWDDGFVFDRSHFEPTGEFTLALVRSDLFAMGEYHGRERIAFHGFDSDLGRNHSKGGFSQARFERLRDEQIDSHLERCQVALEERSTDRLYVVGEGTVLDAFTDEADATATVDATGDPEPALDDAFYDFWTTTLWAI; encoded by the coding sequence ATGCTCGACGAGCTACTCGGGCGCGCCCGGCTCAAGGAGCGCATCGAGGAACTCGAAGACGAAAATCGCCATCTCAAGCGGGAGTTGGACGCTGAGTCCGACCGGCGAGCGGACATCGAGACGGAGCGCCAGGCGGCCGAACGCCGCGCGAACCGGCTCGATGACCGGGTCCAGGAACTACAGGATCGCGTCGAACGGCTCTCTGGATCGGATCGGGACTTGTCGGTTCGACGCCGTGAGACACTCCGCGGTGACCGGCTCACGTCGGTCCTGGACCGTCTCGATTCGTTCGAAACTGGTCCCGAAGGTGCGCTAACCGCGTTCGTCGACGACGGGCCGCTCCCGGACGCTGTCAGCGATGCTTTCGGCGACCATGCGAGCCTTGTCTCCCGGGCCGCCCCGTGCTTCGTGTTCACCGACGACGCCGGCCTCCTCAGCGTGGCGCTGGACCCGCCGATCGAGCCCGACCCGTTCGTCACCTGGGATGACGGGTTCGTCTTCGATCGATCGCATTTCGAGCCGACGGGGGAATTCACCCTGGCGCTGGTCCGTTCTGACCTCTTTGCCATGGGTGAGTACCACGGGCGCGAACGGATCGCATTTCACGGCTTCGACAGTGATCTGGGGCGGAATCATTCGAAAGGTGGCTTCTCGCAGGCGCGCTTTGAACGCCTTCGCGACGAGCAGATCGACTCACACCTCGAACGGTGCCAGGTAGCCCTCGAGGAGCGCTCGACCGACCGGCTGTACGTCGTCGGCGAGGGGACCGTGCTGGACGCGTTTACCGACGAAGCGGACGCGACGGCGACTGTCGACGCCACTGGCGATCCCGAACCGGCGCTGGACGATGCGTTCTATGACTTCTGGACGACGACGCTGTGGGCGATCTGA